Sequence from the Nerophis ophidion isolate RoL-2023_Sa linkage group LG10, RoL_Noph_v1.0, whole genome shotgun sequence genome:
AAAACAAtactaaaaaataacaaaaaaagtgaatggacctgctttttttttttcaaaacaaacatGCACCTTGCGTGATTAAAATAAAGAGCAAAAATCATGTTTGCATCCAAGGAGTGACTAAAAATCATGAAAAAAATTGGAAAGGTGTGTTGAGGGTCCATGGATATGATGACACTTTTATCTTCAGTCTTTTTTTAAGCACACATTTGATcccaaagttttttgtttttttgtgtttttttttaagaaaaatgagCAACTCCACCTCCctcctgtaaaataaaaataagaatgtCGGACACTATTATAGGGGACATACAGTAAGGATAAAACCGGACAGTTCAGGGCCAACTTGGTTTCaaagttggtagcaaacatggcgtcagggacttttgaccaatcagagagaggATCTCCTAaattttgacctcggggcccaacttttccactacagaggggacCGGGGCCGACCCAATATTAACACCGAATGAGTAATTTTGGTCTTTGATAATCACATCCAACCTACTTAGAGTTTACAagcttgtcaaatgatatgaaagcaagcCGACAGTCCGACAAACAggcagatggcggcgaggaggcggggatggcgagtgagcggcgaggcggggcgtgccgggagcgacgccacaaacaagatcaggtgtgtggatcgcgcttCTGGACACGATTAACATAtctcgatgtataaaaggggagaaggaggagagaacggggctggtgatggtgcggagagaGGAAAACATACTACGACTAAGACAGAGTGCAAGAGTCGGACGGAgatacgtgctgctgaaaagcagacggcggagcgagcggcagagggagacgggagacgcagcggaagagcgacccgacTGCAGACAAGCTTgcgttgaaaaataaaacaagtcaaACCTGCGcaaaatcatgtccttccttggtggtccatggaaccagcAAGACGACGGCATGAGACCGTCACACGAGCGTTAAGAGCAAAGATTATTATCAggacttaggtcaggctgatgacaaaaataaataagggACTCATGAAAACtgatgaaaataaatacattctaaatgTTTCTGTTTCGTTAGTTGGCAGACAACGACAATAAACATCTCACTTATTCAGATTATCCACAACGTTGTTATTCGTACTTAAGCTAAattgataatacaaataatagtaAAGTGTCAAAATTCAAGTGCATGAATATACAGTTttgccactttagtcatattttttgcgcttaagaaacttctctatgacttgagctccagactttttctgtttgcTTGATCAagaggtggaaaagtgtattacaactgaacccatccatccatccattttctactgcgtaTCCCTTTCGAGGTGgcagggggtgccggagcctatcccagctgcatttaggCGGTATGCGTGgtacattctaactaaattatAATGAAAATAATAGCATAGGTTTCTTAAACttttaaaaactgtcaaaatTCAAGTGTagatgaaaatacagctttacctctttgtcatattttttgcgctaaaGAAACTTTTCTATGACTTGAGCGTCAGACTTCtcctgtttgtttgatcttgtccttactgccacaagtggtggaaaagtgtaataCAACTGAACCGATCCATCcttttggagtggcggggggtgctggagcctatcccagctgcatttgggtggtagGTTGGGTaaaccctgtacaagtcgccacctcatggcacgGCCAAATACTGAGCAAATATACTGAAAAAGAAGGGAAAATCAGGTGTACATGAAAAAACAGCTTAAaccctttagtcataatttttgcgcttgagACACTTTTCTATGACttgagctccagacttcttccgtTTGTTTGATCTTATCttcactgccacaagtggtggaaaagtgtgtcACAactgaacccatccatccatttcctaccgcgtgccGCTTTCAGGTtggcggggggtgccggagcatatcccagctgtattcgggcggtaggcggtgtacaccctggaaaagtttcCAAACATAcagcaaaagaagggactcatgacaactaatgaaaataaatacattctaactaaattaatttaaaaaatcaagTGTACAGGAAAATACAGCATCACCCCTTTATTCATAATTTTTGCCCTTAAGAAACTTTTCTATGACTTGAGCTCcaaacttcttctgtttgtttaatcttgtccttactgccacaagtggtggaaaagtataTTACAACTGAACCCAtgcatccagccattttctaccgcttgtccctatcaagGTCGAGGATGGTCCCGAAGCGTAacccagctgtattcgggcggtaggcggggtaaaccctggacaagtcgccacttcatggcAGGGCCAAATATTGATCAAATGTACGGCAAAAGAAGGCGCTTGTGAAAATTGATGAAAAttaatacattctaactaaattgataatacaaataataataaactgtcAAAATTCAAGTGTGcatgaaaatacagcttcgccactttagtcatattttttgcgcttaagaaaattCTCTATGACTTGAGCTGCAGACTTTTTCCGTTTGTTTGATCAAGTGGTGGATAGGTGTATTACAgctgaacccatccatccattcattttactaccgcttgtccctttcgaggtggcgggggttgctggagtctatcccagctgctttcaggcggtaggcggggtacattctaactaaattaataatgaaaataatagtatatatttattaatttttttaatccaaaaacGTCAAAATTCAAGTGTACATGAAAATACAGCTATACctctttagtcataatttttgtgcttaaaaACTTTTCTATGACTTGAGCTCCAgtctttttctgtttgtttgatcttgtctttactgccacaagtggtggaatagtgtattacaactgaacccatacatccatttactaccgcgtgtccctttctgGGTAACGCAGTGTGCtagggcctatcccagctgcattcgggtggtaggcggggcCAAGTTGCCACGTCATGGCAGGGACAAATATTGATCAAatgtactgcaaaagaagggactcgtGAAAACTaatgaatataaatacattctaactaaattaacAATACAAATAATAGTAAACTGTCAAAATTCATTTGTgcatgaaaatacagcttcaccactttggtcatattttttgcgctaagaaacttctctatgacttgagCTCCAgactttttccgtttttttgatcaagtggtggaaaattgtaTTTCAactgaacccatccatccatccatacatttttctactgcttgtccctttcggggtggcggggggtgccggAGACTATCCCAGATGtattcgggtggtaggcggggtacattctaactaaatgaataatcaaaataatagtatatgtttcttaaaaaactgtcaaaattaaagcgtacatgaaaatacagcttcacccctttagtcataatttttgcgcttgagaaacttctctatgacttaagCTTCGAACTTCTCCTGTTTGTTTGATCTTATATTTACTtcgacaagtggtggaaaagtgtattacaactgaacccatccatccattttctacactgTGTCCCTTTGGAGTAATGCAgtgtgttggagcctatcccagctgcattcggttgGTAGGCGGGGCCAAGTTGCCACTTCATGATAGAGCCAAATTCTGATCAAATATAGGGCAAAAAAAGGGACTCGTGAAAACTAATGAatattaatgcattctaactaaattaataatacaaataatagtaAACTGTCAAAATTCAATTGTACATGAAAATACAGCATCAccaatttagtcataatttttgcacttgagaaacttttctatgacttgagctccagacttcttcttctgtttgtttgatctagtccttactgccacaagtggtggaaaagtataTTACAACTGAacccatgtatccatccattctctaccgcttctccccttcggggtcgcggagggtgctggagcctatcccagctgcaatcgggcggtatGCGGGGTACAcagttcaccctggacaagtcgttttctcatggcagggccaaaaAAACGGTCGTAATTCAAGTGTgtatgaaaatacagcttcaccaatttcgtcataatttttgcgcttaaaaaaacTATCTACGACTTGAGTTCCAGACTTCtcctgtttgtttgatcttgtccttactgccacaagtggtggaaaagtgtattactacTGAACCCAtgcatccatttgctaccgcttgtccctttcagggtaacGGAGGGTGCGGGGAACAcagttcaccctggacaagtcgttttctcatggcagggccaaaaAAACGGTCGGAATTCAAGTGTgcatgaaaatacagcttcaccaatttcgtcataatttttgcgcttaaaaaaacTATCTATGACTTGAGTTCCAGACTTCtcctgtttgtttgatcttgtccttactgccacaagtggtggaaaagtgtattactacTGAACCCAtgcatccatttgctaccgcttgtccctttcagggtaacGGAGGGTGCGGGGAACAcagttcaccctggacaagtcgttttctcatggcagggccaaaaAAACGGTCGGAATTCAAGTGTgcatgaaaatacagcttcaccaatttcgtcataatttttgcgcttaaaaaaacTATCTATGACTTGAGTTCCAGACTTCtcctgtttgtttgatcttgtccttactgccacaagtggtggaaaagtgcattactACTGaacccatgcatccattttctaccgtttgtccctttcagggtaacGGAGGGTGCGGGGTACAcagttcaccctggacaagtcgttttctcatggcagggccaaaaAAACGGTCGGAATTGAAGGGTgcatgaaaatacagcttcaccactttagtcatattttttgcgctttaaAAAAATCTCTATGACTTGAGCTCCAGACTTCTCCCGTATATTTTATCCTGtccttactgccacaagtggtcgAAAAGCGTATTACATCCGAACCGAAGCTGGGAAACCAATTCATTTCGGGATCAAGAAACACTGTCCTAAACGATGGGTCAAaagggcgccatgtttgctaccaactttGAAACCCGGTTGGCCCAGTGCTCTCCGGATAAAACTACATGAAAGCGATGCTAGTTGAAACTTCAATTtcaaaattgactttttttttttcaagccccaccttctatatataaaaaaaaaaaaaaaaaagaaaaaagttaccACTTACATTAAAACCGTTTTTACCCTCCGCCGCCTTTTGCCTTACTTACAGCGATTGTTTGCGTGTAGTCTGTTGCAAATTAAAGCATCCATGGTTTGGGGGGAGGGGCCACAACGTTGTCCTTGCAACGGCAACCCCGCAAATCTTCTCTTTTTTTTAGTGCAACtcttaaaaaatgtaaaaccGGCGATTCCTCCAGAGGCGTcgtttctttcttcttcttcttctttttttatttttatttttttcactgtttCACATCTCACAGAGTAATCTGGGAAAAGAAAtccttttgtccttttttttttttaatcctcctATTTTTTGGGACTTTTTGCTTCTCTGCACGGGCATGGCCTTCCGAACCAAACGACAGTGGGCGATGCATTGAGCCCTGTTGCACACCTCCATTATTTGGGATGGGCCAATAGGTGGCGCTGGaaaaagggggtggggggtgggcggGGAAGCTagcagagaaagagagagagagggggctgTACAAGAGCCCCGATTGAGGGGTTTGTCGGGGTAAAAAACCTTCATATAACGCAGTAGGGTTCCCGCGGTAACCTGGATTTCCGGCAGTAGAGGAGCGTGGTGCTGAAGCAGCGCCGCAGCTCCCggttggagaagatgcagatgAAGGGGTTGACCCCGGCCTGGGCAAAGCTCATCCACACGGCGGCGGTCAGGTAGCCCGCACGGCACCACGGGGCCCCTGGCGAACACCCGCCAGTAGCAGGCCACCAGGTACGGCCCCCAGAGCGCCAGGAAGAAAAACGTCATGATGTAGAACATCCTACTAATCCTCTTCTCCGTTTTGAACTCGTCCAACACCAGGAGACGCCGGCGGCCCGCCGCGTTGCTGTTCTGCCGGATGCCCAGCAAAGTAGGCGGGGTGGGGCCCCGTCCGAACCCGGCCAGCCAGTTGGCGGCCGCCTGCCCGCTGGCCCCCGGCCCGTGGAAGGTCCAGTTCTGGCTGACGGCGGGCACGAACTGGACGGGCTTCATTTTTCGGCGGTCGTGCACAAAGAAGATGAGCTTGAGGTAAACCAGCTGCGTTGGCCAGCAGGGATGAGCGCCCAGCAGCAGCATGAAGCCCAGCGAGTCGTTGGCGCGGAAGGAGCGGTGCTGGAAGGTGCACTGGTCCTCCTCTGGATGAAGGAGTAGGTGCCCACGTCCAGCACCGGCGGGAAGGCCATGGCCACCGACAGCGTCCACACCATGCAGATGACGGCCAGGCAGGTCCAGAAGGTCAGCCTCTTGGTGTAGAAGCGGTGGTGGGCGATGGCCAGGTAGCGGGTGACGCTGACGCAGAAGAGCATGAACGCCGTGTGGAAACAGGAGAGCACGCCCAGGAAGGCGATCACCTTGCAGGTCAGCGTGCCGTAGCTCCACGCCGAGCCATTCTTCACCGAGGTGAAGACGAAGGGGAAGCAGATGGCGATCGAGCGCAGGATGTCGGAGGCGCACAGGTCCAGCAGGAAGTAGTAGGGCGCCCGGTGCAGGCTCTTGTCTTTGACCAGCAGGATGGAGATCAGGAGGTTCCCGACCACGCCGACGCCGATGATGAAGCCCAGCGAGGTCAGTTTGAGGAAGGTGGCGAGAGGAGAGACATTCTGCAAGATGGTGTGGTCCCCCTGCATGGCTATAGTTCGCCATAGATGGAGGAGGGATCATAAAGATAAGCagggggggttgggggtgggggatgGGGAGGGGGGTActtgggaagggggggggggcttgCTTCAGCCTAGTATCATGATCCGGAGGTGGCGGCGTCGGCGGCGGCAGGTGGCGGCGGCGGGCGGAGGAGGAGGGAGGCGTTAGATCCATTTGGCGACGATGCGCTCCTGAGGAGGTTTCCGGGCGTGTTGGCGAGCTCTGCTCTAAGGCATCCTTTTGTTCCTTTGTCTCATCACACCTACAGGAAGTGAGGTGGAAAGGGACAcaaaacagggggggggggggggggggggtaaaaaaaaaagacaataaaaaaacaaagaatcATACGCCTATCGCCACTCGGCCGCCGCATTCTAGAACAGTCATGTTGCACAATTAGTCCTCACATCTCCTCATCATAACACACAACATGGCAGCACGTTATTGGAGGCgcagtggggggtggggggctttttttttttttttttaaacgcaagAACGAGCACTGTTAAAGACCcccttccccccaaaaaataaatatttttttaaaaaaaaagaaggtgcACTCGATGACACCCTAGCGTTAAAAAAAAACGCCAAGTCagctttatttaaaatgtattctcGCACAATATTTgcatccaaatatatatatatttttaattttaaaaattaataaataaacatttccatGCATCTTCACTCGTCATAACAACAAAGATGTGTACTTACGTTGTttgcgtttttaaaaaaaaaaaataataataataataaaaaaaaaacgtcctcCTGCGAGTGTGAATGACGGGGAAAAAAATGTAGAAAATCGTCAGGATTCTGTGATGAAGCAAAATCCCCCCCCGCGTCTTAGCCGCCGAGCCTCACGTCGACGAGACCGCGATCAATGTCCGCGTCGTCCGCTTGCCATCAAAAACAAGCGCGGTCATCTCGGGTGGGGGGGAAGGTGGGGGGGTGAATTGGTaaggcagggggggggggggaccgaTCCACAGTCGAACCTGTTGATAAACGCTCCGTTGCTCGACGCCCCGCGGGGATGACTTCGTCGTGTTTTccccttgaaaaaaaaaaaaaaacaattcccgACCGTTGCCTCCCGAGCTTCTTTTTTCCACCACGGCGAATATCATACAGGGAAAGGGAGAGCAGTGCGCATGCGCCCTGCATCCCCTATTTGTGATCCAAGACGCGTCCTGTCTCTAGTTGCAGCTCCACCAGGCCTCTGATGCCCGCTGGAaccactgcccccccccccccccccccccccccaccccccttttaCAGCACATGCCGCAAAATAATCCAACACATTCCATCATGTAGataaacacttttattttttaaagctaAGCAGCTTTTGgccaaaaaacatttaaagtgcggaaatagcatccatccattctctcTTAAAGAAACACACTAAAATTGGGGCCCCTGAGCAGAATTTATTTAGAGGCCCCGCACTCTTACCCATTAAAACATTTCTTCAGACATTTATATTTACCTGAAATTTTATTTAAACCAGGGATTTTTAAAGTTGGAACCCTCTACTTGTTGTAAATATctttttaatacaaaccccgtttccgtatgagttgggaaattgtgttagatgtaaatataaacagaatacaatgatttgcaaatcattttcaagccatattcagttgaatatgctacaaaaacaacatatttgatgttcaaactgataaacattattttttgttgcaaataatcattaactttagaatttgatgccagcaacacgtgacaaagaagttgggaaaggtggcaataaatactgagaaagtggaggaatgctcatcaaacacttatttggaacatcccacaggtgtgcaggctaattgggaacaggtgggtgccgtgattgggtataaaaacagcttccatgaaatgctaagtaattcacaaacaaggatggggtgagggtcaccactttgtaaacaaattgttgaacagttttagaacaacatttctcaacgagctattgcaaggaatttagggatttcaccatctacggtctgtaaaatcatcaaaaggttcagagaatctggagaaatcactgcacgtaagccatgatattgtggacatttgatccctcaggcggtactgcatcaaaaaccgaccgtgtgtaaaggatatcaccacatgggctcaggaacacttcataaaaccactgtcagtaactacagttggtcgctacatctgtaaatgcaagttgaaactctactatgcaaa
This genomic interval carries:
- the LOC133561237 gene encoding LOW QUALITY PROTEIN: probable G protein-coupled receptor 85 (The sequence of the model RefSeq protein was modified relative to this genomic sequence to represent the inferred CDS: deleted 3 bases in 2 codons), encoding MQGDHTILQNVSPLATFLKLTSLGFIIGVGVVGNLLISILLVKDKSLHRAPYYFLLDLCASDILRSIAICFPFVFTSVKNGSAWSYGTLTCKVIAFLGVLSCFHTAFMLFCVSVTRYLAIAHHRFYTKRLTFWTCLAVICMVWTLSVAMAFPPVLDVGTYSHPEEDQCTFQHRSFRANDSLGFMLLLGAHPCWPTQLVYLKLIFFVHDRRKMKPVQFVPAVSQNWTFHGPGASGQAAANWLAGFGRGPTPPTLLGIRQNSNAAGRRRLLVLDEFKTEKRISRMFYIMTFFFLALWGPYLVACYWRVFARGPVVPAGYLTAAVWMSFAQAGVNPFICIFSNRELRRCFSTTLLYCRKSRLPREPYCVI